Proteins from one Nitrobacteraceae bacterium AZCC 2146 genomic window:
- a CDS encoding acetolactate synthase-1/2/3 large subunit (product_source=KO:K01652; cath_funfam=3.40.50.1220,3.40.50.970; cog=COG0028; ko=KO:K01652; pfam=PF00205,PF02775,PF02776; superfamily=52467,52518; tigrfam=TIGR00118), with protein MTTAASDNKPHDPNQMTGAAMIVRALADHGVKHIFGYPGGAVLPIYDEIFQQSEVEHILVRHEQGAGHAAEGYARSTGLPGVVLVTSGPGATNMVTPLADALMDSIPLVCITGQVPTHLIGNDAFQECDTVGITRPCTKHNWLVRDVNDLAKVLHEAFYVATTGRPGPVVVDVPKDVQFATGTYHPPRKSDVHVSYSPRVKGDATQIRKAVALLANAKKPVIYTGGGVINSGTAASKLLRELVEATGFPITSTLMGLGAYPASGSNWLGMLGMHGTYEANMAMHDCDVMLCVGARFDDRITGRTDAFSPNSKKIHIDIDPSSINKNIRVDVPIIGDCGNVLGDLLQVFKAEAKKPDTKAWWKEIATWRARNSLAYKKNSDVILPQFAIQRLFEATRGHDTYITTEVGQHQMWAAQFFGFEEPHRWMTSGGLGTMGYGLPAALGVQVAHPDSLVIDIAGDASVQMTMQEMSTAVQHGLPIKIFILNNQYMGMVRQWQQLLHGNRLSHSYSEALPDFVKLADAYGGVGFRVEKPGDLDGALQDMIKVKKPVLFDCRVANLENCFPMIPSGKAHNEMLLPLEANDEATALAFAGGKALV; from the coding sequence ATGACTACCGCAGCGAGTGACAACAAGCCTCACGACCCCAACCAGATGACCGGCGCCGCGATGATCGTCCGCGCGCTCGCGGATCATGGCGTCAAGCACATCTTCGGCTATCCCGGCGGCGCGGTGCTACCGATCTATGACGAGATTTTCCAGCAGAGCGAGGTTGAGCACATCCTGGTGCGCCACGAGCAGGGCGCCGGCCACGCTGCCGAGGGCTATGCCCGGTCGACGGGCTTACCGGGCGTGGTGCTGGTGACGTCCGGGCCGGGCGCCACCAACATGGTGACGCCGCTGGCCGATGCCCTGATGGATTCGATCCCGCTGGTCTGCATCACCGGGCAGGTTCCTACTCACTTGATCGGCAATGACGCGTTCCAGGAATGCGACACCGTCGGCATCACCCGTCCCTGCACCAAGCACAACTGGCTGGTGCGCGACGTCAACGATCTCGCCAAGGTGCTGCATGAAGCGTTTTACGTCGCCACCACCGGCCGTCCCGGTCCGGTCGTCGTCGACGTGCCGAAGGACGTGCAGTTCGCGACCGGCACCTACCATCCGCCGCGCAAGTCCGACGTGCACGTCTCCTATTCGCCGCGGGTGAAGGGCGATGCGACGCAGATCCGCAAGGCCGTGGCGCTGCTGGCCAACGCGAAAAAGCCGGTGATCTACACTGGCGGCGGCGTGATCAATTCCGGCACCGCGGCGTCAAAACTGCTGCGCGAGTTGGTGGAGGCGACTGGCTTTCCGATCACCTCGACGTTGATGGGCCTCGGCGCCTATCCGGCGTCCGGCTCGAACTGGCTCGGCATGCTCGGCATGCACGGCACCTACGAGGCCAACATGGCGATGCATGATTGCGACGTCATGCTGTGCGTCGGCGCGCGCTTCGACGACCGCATCACCGGGCGGACCGACGCGTTCTCGCCGAACTCGAAGAAGATCCACATCGACATCGACCCGTCCTCGATCAACAAGAATATCCGCGTCGACGTGCCGATCATCGGCGATTGCGGCAACGTGCTCGGTGACCTGCTACAGGTGTTCAAGGCGGAAGCCAAGAAGCCCGACACCAAGGCGTGGTGGAAGGAGATCGCGACCTGGCGCGCGCGCAATTCGCTGGCCTACAAGAAGAACAGCGATGTGATCCTGCCGCAATTCGCGATCCAGCGATTGTTCGAGGCGACGCGCGGCCACGACACCTACATCACCACCGAAGTCGGCCAGCATCAGATGTGGGCGGCGCAGTTCTTCGGCTTCGAGGAACCGCATCGCTGGATGACCTCCGGTGGATTGGGCACCATGGGCTACGGCCTGCCGGCGGCATTGGGCGTGCAGGTGGCGCATCCTGACAGCCTCGTCATCGACATTGCAGGCGATGCCTCGGTGCAGATGACCATGCAGGAGATGTCGACGGCGGTTCAGCATGGACTGCCGATCAAGATCTTTATCTTGAACAACCAGTATATGGGCATGGTGCGGCAGTGGCAGCAACTGCTGCACGGCAACCGGCTGTCGCATTCCTATTCGGAAGCGCTGCCGGATTTCGTCAAGCTGGCGGATGCCTATGGCGGCGTCGGCTTCCGGGTAGAGAAGCCCGGCGATCTCGACGGCGCGCTGCAGGACATGATCAAGGTGAAGAAGCCGGTGCTGTTCGATTGCCGCGTGGCGAACCTGGAAAACTGCTTCCCGATGATCCCGTCCGGCAAGGCGCATAACGAAATGCTGTTGCCGCTGGAAGCCAATGACGAAGCCACCGCGCTCGCCTTCGCCGGCGGCAAGGCGCTGGTGTGA
- a CDS encoding acetolactate synthase-1/3 small subunit (product_source=KO:K01653; cath_funfam=3.30.70.1150,3.30.70.260; cog=COG0440; ko=KO:K01653; pfam=PF01842,PF10369; superfamily=55021; tigrfam=TIGR00119) has protein sequence MEQPASAYFMEDRHDPNETHTLSVLVANEPGVLARVIGLFSGRGYNIESLTVSETESKKHVSRITIVTTGTPMVIQQIKHQLDRMIPVHRVVDMTLTGRSIERELAMVKLRGTGEHRVEALRLAEAFRARVIDATTESFVFEITGNSAKINQFIDLMRPLGLVEISRTGVAAISRGPEGM, from the coding sequence ATGGAACAGCCCGCATCCGCCTATTTCATGGAAGATCGCCACGATCCCAACGAGACGCATACGCTCTCGGTGCTGGTTGCCAACGAGCCAGGCGTGCTGGCGCGGGTGATCGGGCTGTTCTCCGGCCGCGGTTACAACATCGAGAGTCTCACGGTGTCGGAGACCGAGAGCAAGAAACACGTTTCGCGCATCACCATCGTCACCACGGGGACGCCGATGGTGATCCAGCAGATCAAGCACCAGCTCGACCGCATGATCCCGGTGCATCGCGTCGTCGACATGACGCTCACCGGCCGCTCGATCGAGCGCGAGCTGGCGATGGTCAAGCTGCGCGGTACCGGCGAGCATCGCGTCGAGGCGCTGCGGCTGGCGGAAGCATTCCGCGCCCGGGTGATCGACGCCACCACCGAGAGCTTCGTGTTCGAGATCACCGGCAATTCCGCGAAGATCAACCAGTTCATCGACCTGATGCGGCCGCTTGGCCTGGTCGAAATCTCCCGTACTGGCGTCGCCGCCATCAGCCGCGGCCCGGAGGGGATGTAG
- a CDS encoding O-acetylserine/cysteine efflux transporter (product_source=KO:K15268; cog=COG0697; ko=KO:K15268; pfam=PF00892; superfamily=103481; transmembrane_helix_parts=Inside_1_6,TMhelix_7_26,Outside_27_30,TMhelix_31_50,Inside_51_56,TMhelix_57_79,Outside_80_84,TMhelix_85_107,Inside_108_115,TMhelix_116_135,Outside_136_138,TMhelix_139_158,Inside_159_169,TMhelix_170_189,Outside_190_203,TMhelix_204_226,Inside_227_232,TMhelix_233_255,Outside_256_264,TMhelix_265_287,Inside_288_291): MKPFDIALATAVAVTWGLAFVASRLVLDELPPPLMTALRFVIAALPCLFVRRPDVSWPLLIAISSTLFLGQFLAQAFGIAHGVPVGLASVIVQSQALFTVAFAVVVFREVPTPRQVIGIGVAAFGLLLICFTVGYDFSVGAFTVLMISPISFAVGNLLLRRARHVPMFDLFAWLCLVPALPLLALALIADGPQPTWQSLTHMSPTGIACIIGLGAISTSVAYWLWGRLLRDYTAAQVVPFALLVPFVGAGASSVVFGEHFGPLRLGGMVVVVCGIAVMLLSPRPLAIAEGA; this comes from the coding sequence ATGAAACCTTTCGATATCGCACTCGCCACCGCGGTGGCCGTGACCTGGGGACTTGCCTTCGTGGCGAGCCGGCTGGTGCTCGACGAATTGCCGCCGCCGCTGATGACGGCGCTGCGCTTCGTCATCGCGGCGCTGCCATGCCTGTTCGTGCGGCGCCCCGACGTGTCGTGGCCGCTTCTGATCGCGATCAGTTCGACATTGTTTCTCGGACAGTTTCTGGCGCAGGCGTTCGGTATCGCCCATGGCGTGCCGGTCGGGCTCGCCAGCGTGATCGTGCAGAGCCAGGCACTGTTCACGGTGGCGTTCGCGGTGGTTGTATTTCGCGAAGTGCCGACGCCGCGGCAGGTTATCGGCATTGGCGTCGCCGCGTTCGGGCTGCTGCTGATCTGCTTCACCGTCGGCTATGATTTCAGCGTCGGCGCCTTCACGGTGCTGATGATCTCGCCGATCAGTTTCGCGGTCGGCAATCTGCTGCTGCGCCGCGCCCGTCACGTGCCGATGTTCGACCTGTTCGCCTGGCTCTGCCTGGTGCCGGCGCTGCCGCTGCTGGCGCTGGCCTTGATCGCGGATGGGCCGCAGCCGACCTGGCAGTCGCTGACTCACATGTCCCCGACGGGCATCGCCTGCATCATCGGGCTCGGCGCGATCTCGACCAGCGTCGCCTATTGGCTCTGGGGCCGGTTGCTGCGCGATTATACCGCGGCGCAGGTGGTGCCGTTCGCGCTGCTGGTGCCGTTCGTCGGCGCCGGTGCGTCGAGCGTTGTGTTCGGCGAGCACTTCGGGCCGCTGCGGCTCGGCGGCATGGTCGTCGTGGTCTGCGGTATCGCCGTGATGCTGCTGTCGCCACGGCCGCTGGCCATCGCCGAAGGCGCCTGA
- a CDS encoding threonine/homoserine/homoserine lactone efflux protein (product_source=COG1280; cog=COG1280; pfam=PF01810; superfamily=111352; transmembrane_helix_parts=Inside_1_6,TMhelix_7_29,Outside_30_43,TMhelix_44_66,Inside_67_116,TMhelix_117_139,Outside_140_142,TMhelix_143_165,Inside_166_177,TMhelix_178_197,Outside_198_200) → MSQQLFIAFIVFAVVMFITPGPNNIMLLASGLNFGFRRTLPHLAGVVFGFAFMIAVTGLGLGAVFTTYPMLQTALKYAGAAYLVYLAVAIARSGPPDPGEAERRRPMTFFGAALFQWVNVKGWVMVIGTITAYATIASYPWNILLQVALSLLIGAVSCVAWVLCGTSLQSLVKSPRAVRAFNVVMAVLLLASLYPVLMEL, encoded by the coding sequence ATGTCCCAGCAACTTTTCATCGCCTTCATCGTGTTCGCCGTCGTGATGTTCATCACGCCGGGGCCGAACAACATCATGCTGCTGGCGTCGGGGCTGAATTTCGGCTTTCGCCGCACGCTGCCGCATCTCGCCGGCGTCGTCTTCGGTTTTGCCTTCATGATTGCCGTCACCGGCCTGGGATTGGGCGCGGTGTTCACGACCTATCCGATGCTGCAGACCGCGCTGAAATATGCCGGCGCCGCCTACCTGGTCTATCTCGCAGTTGCGATAGCGCGATCCGGGCCGCCTGATCCCGGCGAGGCAGAACGGCGCCGGCCGATGACGTTTTTCGGCGCCGCGTTGTTTCAGTGGGTCAACGTCAAGGGCTGGGTGATGGTGATCGGTACCATCACCGCCTATGCGACGATCGCGAGCTATCCCTGGAACATCCTGCTGCAGGTGGCGCTGTCGCTGCTGATCGGGGCGGTGTCGTGCGTGGCCTGGGTGCTGTGCGGCACCTCGCTGCAATCGCTGGTAAAATCGCCCCGCGCCGTGCGTGCCTTCAATGTCGTGATGGCCGTACTGCTGCTGGCGTCGCTGTATCCGGTGCTGATGGAGCTATGA
- a CDS encoding ketol-acid reductoisomerase (product_source=KO:K00053; cath_funfam=2.60.40.790,3.40.50.720; cog=COG0059; ko=KO:K00053; pfam=PF01450,PF07991; superfamily=48179,51735; tigrfam=TIGR00465), whose product MRVYYDRDADLNLIKGKKVCIVGYGSQGHAHALNLKDSGVKDVAIALRKGSTSAQKAEAAGFKVMEVAEAAKWADLMMMLTPDELQGDIYREHMHDNMKKGAALVFAHGLNVHFNLLDPRPDLDVLMIAPKGPGHTVRSEYQRGGGVPCLIAIHKDASGNAHDLGLSYASAIGGGRAGIIETSFKEECETDLFGEQAVLCGGLVELIKAGFETLVEAGYAPEMAYFECLHEVKLIVDLIYEGGIANMNYSISNTAEYGEYVTGPRIVTPETKAEMKRVLDDIQSGKFARDWMLENKVNQTSFKATRAKLAAHPIEDVGAKLRDMMPWIKKGALVDKTKN is encoded by the coding sequence ATGCGAGTTTATTACGATCGCGACGCCGACCTCAACCTGATCAAGGGCAAGAAGGTCTGCATCGTCGGCTACGGCAGCCAGGGCCATGCGCACGCGCTGAACTTGAAGGACTCCGGTGTCAAGGACGTCGCCATTGCGCTGCGCAAGGGCTCGACCTCGGCGCAGAAGGCGGAAGCCGCCGGCTTCAAGGTGATGGAAGTCGCCGAGGCCGCGAAGTGGGCCGACCTGATGATGATGCTGACCCCCGACGAATTGCAGGGCGACATCTATCGTGAGCACATGCACGACAACATGAAGAAGGGCGCGGCGCTCGTGTTCGCCCACGGCCTCAACGTGCACTTCAACCTGCTCGATCCGCGCCCCGATCTCGACGTGCTGATGATCGCGCCGAAGGGCCCCGGCCACACCGTGCGTTCGGAATATCAGCGCGGCGGCGGCGTGCCCTGCCTGATCGCGATCCACAAGGATGCCTCCGGCAACGCCCACGACCTCGGCCTCAGCTACGCCTCCGCCATCGGCGGTGGTCGCGCGGGCATCATCGAGACCTCGTTCAAGGAAGAGTGCGAGACCGATCTGTTCGGCGAGCAGGCGGTGCTGTGCGGCGGTCTGGTCGAACTGATCAAGGCCGGCTTCGAGACGCTGGTGGAAGCCGGCTACGCGCCGGAAATGGCATACTTCGAGTGCCTGCACGAAGTGAAGCTGATCGTCGACCTGATCTATGAAGGCGGCATCGCCAACATGAACTACTCGATCTCCAACACTGCAGAATACGGCGAATACGTCACCGGCCCGCGCATCGTGACGCCTGAGACCAAGGCCGAGATGAAGCGCGTGCTCGACGATATCCAGTCCGGCAAGTTCGCCCGCGACTGGATGCTGGAAAACAAGGTCAACCAGACCTCGTTCAAGGCCACCCGCGCCAAGCTCGCCGCGCATCCGATCGAGGACGTCGGCGCCAAGCTGCGCGACATGATGCCGTGGATCAAGAAGGGCGCATTGGTCGACAAGACGAAGAACTAA
- a CDS encoding NAD(P)-dependent dehydrogenase (short-subunit alcohol dehydrogenase family) (product_source=COG1028; cath_funfam=3.40.50.720; cog=COG1028; pfam=PF00106; superfamily=51735) has protein sequence MRSIVITGTSTGIGHASAKVLLGHGFRVFGSVRKQADADRLQAEFGANFVPLVFDVTDEPAVLAAAGEVRAALNGETLAGLVNNAGIAVSGPLLDLSVGDFRRQMDVNVIGPVIATKAFAPLLGADPSLKGPRGRIVMISSVSGTNGNPLISPYSTSKHAVEGLSESLRREFMLFGIDVVVIAPGAVKTPIWDKAEEIDISTYRASPFLPALERMRAFMMKLADSGLPAEKIGGLVHDALTLPRPRVRYEISPEPFRMLMMRVLPKRLLDRMIAKQLGLMPKGGG, from the coding sequence ATGCGATCCATCGTCATCACCGGCACCTCGACCGGCATCGGCCATGCCAGCGCGAAGGTCTTGCTCGGCCACGGCTTTCGCGTGTTCGGCAGCGTGCGCAAGCAGGCCGACGCCGACCGGCTGCAGGCGGAGTTCGGCGCGAATTTTGTTCCGCTCGTATTCGATGTCACTGACGAGCCCGCGGTGCTGGCGGCTGCCGGCGAGGTGCGCGCGGCGCTGAACGGCGAGACCCTCGCAGGGCTCGTCAACAACGCCGGCATCGCGGTGTCCGGGCCGCTGCTCGACCTCTCGGTCGGCGATTTCCGCCGCCAGATGGATGTCAATGTGATCGGGCCGGTGATCGCGACCAAGGCCTTCGCGCCGCTGCTCGGCGCCGATCCGTCGCTGAAGGGGCCGCGCGGCCGGATCGTGATGATCAGTTCGGTGTCGGGCACCAACGGCAACCCGCTGATCTCGCCCTACAGCACTTCGAAACATGCCGTCGAGGGCCTGTCCGAAAGCCTGCGCCGCGAATTCATGCTGTTCGGCATTGACGTTGTCGTGATTGCGCCGGGCGCGGTGAAGACGCCGATCTGGGACAAGGCCGAGGAGATCGACATCTCGACCTATCGCGCGTCGCCGTTCCTTCCGGCGCTGGAGCGGATGCGCGCCTTCATGATGAAACTCGCCGACAGTGGGCTTCCTGCGGAGAAGATCGGCGGACTCGTTCATGATGCGCTGACGTTGCCGCGTCCGCGCGTGCGTTATGAGATTTCACCGGAGCCGTTCCGGATGCTGATGATGCGGGTGTTGCCGAAGCGGCTGCTCGACCGGATGATCGCCAAGCAGCTTGGGCTGATGCCGAAGGGTGGTGGTTAG
- a CDS encoding sulfoxide reductase heme-binding subunit YedZ (product_source=KO:K17247; cog=COG2717; ko=KO:K17247; pfam=PF01794; transmembrane_helix_parts=Inside_1_12,TMhelix_13_32,Outside_33_46,TMhelix_47_69,Inside_70_81,TMhelix_82_104,Outside_105_113,TMhelix_114_136,Inside_137_147,TMhelix_148_167,Outside_168_176,TMhelix_177_196,Inside_197_211) translates to MQPRHQNWFEGWRLAGALTLVLTGLCIWIAAMRQFEVEGVRMVIRFTARSSLLFFCLAFAASALAQLWPAAGTRWLRRNRRYLGLTFAASHGIHAVAIACFAMMSPPLFMEATSPASFIFGGIGYAFIIAMAATSFDRTATAIGPRAWRILHTSGVYYLWFQFMVSFGMRIPQTSNYAWFLLPLLAVMTFRIAAVVQSRRMRTLKTEAQAH, encoded by the coding sequence ATGCAGCCGCGTCATCAAAACTGGTTCGAAGGCTGGCGGCTGGCCGGCGCCCTGACACTGGTCCTCACCGGACTTTGCATCTGGATCGCCGCGATGCGGCAGTTCGAGGTCGAGGGCGTGCGCATGGTGATCCGCTTCACCGCGCGAAGCTCGCTGCTGTTCTTCTGCCTCGCCTTCGCCGCATCCGCTCTGGCGCAACTTTGGCCCGCCGCGGGAACGCGCTGGCTGCGGCGCAACCGGCGCTATCTCGGGCTCACCTTCGCGGCCTCGCACGGCATTCACGCCGTCGCCATCGCCTGCTTCGCCATGATGTCGCCGCCGCTGTTTATGGAAGCCACGTCGCCGGCCTCCTTCATCTTCGGCGGCATCGGCTATGCCTTCATCATCGCAATGGCTGCAACGTCGTTCGACCGCACCGCGACAGCGATCGGTCCACGCGCCTGGCGCATCCTGCACACGTCGGGCGTCTATTATCTCTGGTTTCAGTTCATGGTGAGCTTCGGCATGCGGATTCCGCAAACGTCCAACTATGCCTGGTTCCTGCTGCCGCTACTGGCCGTGATGACATTCAGGATTGCGGCCGTTGTCCAGTCGCGCCGCATGAGAACTCTGAAGACCGAAGCGCAAGCGCACTAA
- a CDS encoding AcrR family transcriptional regulator (product_source=COG1309; cath_funfam=1.10.10.60; cog=COG1309; pfam=PF00440,PF13305; superfamily=46689,48498), which produces MLDKAMPKPAKPRIVKSRTAKSAALKPSAAKPRRNAARGSASPPKAYHHGDLRRVLIEAALELAEEGGSEAVSVREAARRAGVSPGAPFRHFPSRTALMMAVAEEAQRRFRAEIEAAIATTSAADPLVRLRAFGVAYLRWAMRNPAHFEVISSGKYFSHDQSGQLAEDNDEIIGMTEGLLSEAFARGQLRTPDLRTAKIAGRALVYGFARMKIDGHFPRWGIADDEAERMADAIVGLFIDGIAKPA; this is translated from the coding sequence ATGTTAGACAAGGCGATGCCCAAACCCGCCAAGCCTCGAATCGTCAAGTCTCGAACCGCCAAATCCGCTGCCCTGAAGCCTTCGGCTGCGAAACCACGCCGGAATGCAGCGCGCGGGTCCGCGTCGCCGCCCAAGGCCTACCATCATGGCGACCTGCGGCGCGTGCTGATCGAAGCGGCGCTGGAGTTGGCCGAGGAGGGCGGCTCCGAGGCGGTAAGCGTCCGCGAAGCGGCGCGTCGTGCCGGGGTGTCGCCGGGTGCGCCGTTCCGCCATTTTCCTAGCCGCACGGCGCTGATGATGGCGGTGGCGGAGGAGGCGCAGCGGCGCTTCCGCGCCGAGATCGAAGCGGCGATCGCGACCACCTCGGCCGCCGATCCCCTGGTGCGGCTGCGGGCGTTCGGGGTCGCCTATCTGCGCTGGGCGATGCGCAACCCGGCCCATTTCGAGGTGATCTCCAGCGGCAAGTATTTCAGCCACGACCAGTCCGGGCAGCTCGCCGAGGACAACGACGAAATCATCGGCATGACCGAAGGATTGCTGTCGGAGGCCTTCGCCCGCGGGCAGTTGCGGACGCCGGATCTCAGGACGGCCAAAATCGCCGGCCGCGCGCTGGTCTACGGCTTTGCCCGGATGAAGATCGACGGTCACTTTCCGCGTTGGGGGATTGCCGACGACGAAGCGGAGCGGATGGCCGACGCCATCGTCGGGCTGTTCATCGACGGGATCGCAAAGCCGGCTTAG
- a CDS encoding hypothetical protein (product_source=Hypo-rule applied; pfam=PF00884; superfamily=51556; transmembrane_helix_parts=Outside_1_14,TMhelix_15_37,Inside_38_57,TMhelix_58_77,Outside_78_86,TMhelix_87_104,Inside_105_108,TMhelix_109_127,Outside_128_160,TMhelix_161_180,Inside_181_186,TMhelix_187_209,Outside_210_605), producing MKVLLHFYDTSRCPAASFAFWPLPAKVSGYAGVVVYRMVPPLNPVPTATTAAAATPMGIWRLLAVAAPHLGALLVMLQTETDFASRLGFVLAWGILNFFWIALLRRPALSGALSLTLVVILVLLSRLKHDVVQMTANFVDLMVIDRDTAAFLFTIFPNLRWSAVGAAVVVLPLMYALWWLDPFRIRRLPAAAAMLACLAGLVGYAFAWPDEAWRGYYDDGYLSKFARSGVTAVSDFASYGFMESDAVVTERLKMPLVDSCHPAGRRPNIIMVHDESSFDIRQAPGVKTPQGYGTHFNSWDGKARKFLAESNGGPSWFTEYNVLAGLSSRSFGRFSYFVTRIASGRVERGLPLALRRCGYSTISLYPAFGAFMSARNFQTTTGVQRFYDAKDLGAKGVEPDSFFYDSAVRLMAEAPPANPLFMFVYLAANHFPWETKFRPDLTPSWRSPGNVPVVDEYLRRQAMSVDNYGAFLARLKKQFPAQPFLIVRYGDHQPEFSPSVIDPALDEAGVGKKLMAYDPRYYATYYAIDAINFEPVKSPVVMDTIDGPYLPLVIQEAAGIPLDPSFEEQRKIMLRCKGVFYACKDGAEARRFNRLLIDAGMIKNL from the coding sequence ATGAAGGTTCTACTACATTTTTATGACACGTCGCGGTGTCCGGCTGCGTCGTTCGCCTTCTGGCCGCTGCCAGCCAAGGTTTCGGGCTATGCCGGCGTAGTTGTGTACCGCATGGTGCCCCCGCTCAATCCAGTGCCCACTGCTACAACTGCCGCCGCCGCGACGCCGATGGGCATCTGGCGGCTGCTGGCCGTGGCTGCGCCGCACCTGGGTGCGCTGCTGGTGATGCTGCAGACGGAGACCGATTTCGCCTCGCGGCTCGGCTTCGTGCTGGCCTGGGGCATCCTGAACTTCTTCTGGATCGCGCTGCTGCGCCGCCCGGCACTGTCCGGCGCGCTGTCGCTGACCCTGGTCGTCATCCTGGTGCTGCTGTCGCGGCTGAAGCACGACGTGGTGCAGATGACCGCCAACTTCGTCGACCTGATGGTGATCGACCGCGACACCGCCGCCTTCCTGTTCACGATCTTCCCGAACCTGCGCTGGTCGGCGGTCGGCGCCGCCGTGGTGGTGCTGCCGTTGATGTATGCGCTGTGGTGGCTCGACCCGTTCCGGATCCGTCGGCTGCCGGCCGCGGCCGCCATGCTGGCCTGCCTCGCCGGGCTGGTCGGCTATGCCTTCGCCTGGCCGGACGAGGCCTGGCGCGGCTATTACGACGACGGGTACCTTTCGAAATTCGCCCGCTCCGGCGTCACCGCGGTGTCCGACTTCGCCAGTTACGGGTTCATGGAATCCGACGCTGTCGTCACCGAGCGGCTGAAAATGCCGCTGGTGGATTCCTGCCATCCGGCGGGGCGGCGGCCGAACATCATCATGGTGCACGACGAGTCCTCGTTCGACATTCGTCAGGCGCCGGGTGTGAAGACGCCGCAGGGCTATGGCACCCACTTCAATTCCTGGGACGGCAAGGCGCGAAAGTTTCTCGCCGAGAGCAATGGCGGGCCGAGCTGGTTCACCGAATACAACGTGCTGGCCGGACTGTCGTCGCGCTCGTTCGGGCGGTTCTCTTACTTCGTGACCCGGATCGCATCGGGCCGCGTCGAGCGCGGCCTGCCGCTGGCGCTGCGGCGCTGCGGTTACAGCACGATCTCGCTGTATCCGGCGTTCGGCGCCTTCATGAGCGCGCGGAATTTCCAGACCACTACCGGCGTGCAGCGCTTCTATGACGCGAAAGATCTGGGCGCCAAGGGCGTCGAGCCGGACAGCTTCTTCTACGATTCCGCGGTGCGGCTGATGGCCGAGGCCCCGCCGGCCAATCCGCTGTTCATGTTCGTCTATCTCGCCGCCAATCATTTTCCATGGGAGACCAAATTCCGGCCGGACCTGACGCCGTCGTGGCGCAGCCCCGGCAATGTGCCGGTGGTCGATGAGTATCTGCGCCGCCAGGCGATGAGCGTCGACAATTACGGCGCGTTTCTCGCCAGACTGAAGAAACAGTTTCCGGCGCAGCCGTTCCTGATCGTGCGCTACGGCGATCATCAGCCGGAATTCTCGCCCTCGGTGATCGATCCGGCGCTCGACGAAGCCGGCGTCGGCAAGAAGCTGATGGCCTATGATCCCCGCTACTACGCGACCTATTACGCGATCGATGCGATCAATTTCGAGCCGGTGAAGAGCCCGGTGGTGATGGATACCATCGACGGGCCGTATCTGCCGTTGGTGATCCAGGAAGCCGCCGGCATTCCGCTCGATCCCTCCTTCGAGGAACAGCGCAAGATCATGCTCCGCTGCAAGGGCGTGTTCTATGCCTGCAAGGACGGCGCCGAGGCCAGGCGCTTCAACCGGCTGCTGATCGACGCCGGGATGATCAAGAATTTGTAG